From the Xiphophorus maculatus strain JP 163 A chromosome 20, X_maculatus-5.0-male, whole genome shotgun sequence genome, one window contains:
- the gnl3l gene encoding guanine nucleotide-binding protein-like 3-like protein — translation MSKAKQKRAKRLGFLGKFKTKDGRKTEGSGPTNNSKQPAVYQVKNSRKPEDVRKQRLQDLQEKQKLSREREMMKRRNLQTFQYDILQRQREFELKETEMQSLEKNVNFENENSRKAYYREFKKVVEASDVILEVLDARDPLGCRCPQVEQAVIQSGTNKKIVLVLNKIDLVSKEIVEKWIKYLRNEFPTVAFKASTQQQTKNLKRSNVPVTQATSELLSTSACIGADCLMKLLGNYCRNQDIKTAITVGVVGFPNVGKSSLINSLKRARACSVGATPGVTKCLQEVHLDKHIKLLDCPGIVMATSTTDAAMILRNCVKIEQLIDPLPPVEAILRRCNKAQIIEHYGVPDFQTAPEFLALLARRQGKLRKGGLPDTDKAAKSVLMDWTGGRISYFTHPPETHTLPTHVSAEIVTEMGKAFDWDELEKGNQEVLAESSCPDIQMGFCMETAGMTQGGQIESPDPEMEGGSLEDEAETMEDDQDSEFGPMTVEIKAQRKTDLPVKDAAPKAPNLKDIVKVDPLQQGQALLAANKKRKKQQKRADKIATKLSDTLASAMDF, via the exons ATGTCTAAAGCAA AGCAGAAACGAGCTAAACGTCTTGGTTTTCTCGGGAAGTTTAAG ACTAAAGATGGGCGGAAGACCGAAGGATCAGGGCCGACAAATAATAGCAAGCAGCCGGCTGTTTACCAGGTCAAGAACTCCAGGAAACCAGAGGATGTCAGGAAGCAAAGG CTTCAAGATCTCCAAGAAAAGCAGAAGCTGTCCAGAGAGCGtgagatgatgaagaggagaaaTTTACAAACCTTTCAGTACGACATCCTACAGCGACAAAGAGAGTTTGAGCTGAAG GAAACAGAGATGCagagtttggaaaaaaatgtgaactttgAAAATGAGAATTCAAGAAAGGCGTATTACAGAGAATTTAAAAAG GTCGTGGAGGCTTCGGATGTCATTTTGGAGGTCTTGGATGCCCGTGACCCTCTGGGCTGCAGATGCCCTCAGGTGGAGCAAGCCGTCATCCAGAGTGGAACCAACAAGAAGATCGTTTTAGTCCTCAATAAGATCG ATTTGGTATCGAAAGAAATCGTGGAAAAGTGGATTAAGTATCTCCGTAACGAGTTTCCTACTGTGGCTTTCAAAGCATCTACCCAGCAACAAACTAAGAACTTG AAACGCAGCAACGTCCCAGTAACTCAAGCCACCTCTGAGCTCCTGAGCACCAGCGCTTGCATCGGAGCCGACTGCCTGATGAAATTACTGGGAAACTATTGCCGCAACCAGGACATCAAGACTGCCATCACCGTGGGAGTTGTGG GTTTTCCTAACGTGGGGAAGAGCAGCTTGATCAACAGTCTGAAACGGGCGCGGGCCTGCAGCGTCGGAGCCACACCTGGGGTCACAAA GTGTCTTCAAGAAGTGCATTTGGACAAACATATTAAGCTTCTGGATTGTCCCGGAATCGTCATGGCAACATCAACAACCGACGCGGCAATGATCCTTCGTAACTGCGTGAAAATCGAACAGCTTATAGATCCCCTTCCACCCGTCGAAGCCATCCTCCGCAGGTGTAACAAGGCCCAG ATCATTGAGCACTACGGCGTTCCAGACTTCCAGACGGCTCCGGAGTTCCTGGCTCTTCTCGCCCGGCGGCAAGGCAAACTGAGGAAGGGGGGGCTGCCGGACACCGATAAAGCAGCTAAGAGCGTGTTGATGGACTGGACGGG AGGAAGGATCAGCTACTTCACACACCCTCCAGAAACACACACTCTGCCCACCCACGTCAGCGCTGAGATCGTTACCGAAATGGGAAAAGCCTTTGACTGGGACGAGCTGGAGAAAGGAAATCAGGAGGTTCTTGCAG AGTCTTCTTGCCCTGACATCCAAATGGGATTTTGCATGGAAACTGCCGGAATGACGCAAGGGGGTCAAATCGAGTCACCTGACCCGGAAATGGAGGGAGGGTCTCTGGAAGATGAAGCCGAAACTATGGAGGATGACCAGGATTCAGAG TTTGGGCCGATGACGGTGGAGATAAAAGCCCAGAGGAAGACGGACCTACCTGTGAAAGACGCGGCTCCCAAAGCTCCAAACTTGAAGGATATTGTGAAAGTAGATCCTCTGCAGCAGGGTCAGGCACTCCTAGCTGCCaacaagaagaggaaaaagcagcagaaaagagCCG acaaAATTGCTACCAAACTCTCGGACACACTTGCATCTGCAATGGACTTCTAA
- the LOC111605916 gene encoding red-sensitive opsin, whose translation MAEEWGKQVFAARRHEDTTRGSAFTYTNSNHTKDPFEGPNYHIAPRWVYNLSTFWMFIVVILSVFTNGLVLVATAKFKKLRHPLNWILVNLAIADLGETVFASTISVCNQFFGYFILGHPMCVFEGYVVSTCGIAALWSLTIISWERWIVVCKPFGNVKFDAKWATAGIVFSWVWSAAWCAPPIFGWSRYWPHGLKTSCGPDVFSGSEDPGVQSYMVVLMITCCIIPLAIIILCYLAVWLAIRAVAMQQKESESTQKAEREVSRMVVVMIIAYCVCWGPYTFFACFAAANPGYAFHPLAAAMPAYFAKSATIYNPVIYVFMNRQFRTCIMQLFGKQVDDGSEVSTSKTEVSSVAPA comes from the exons ATGGCAGAGGAATGGGGAAAACAGGTGTTTGCTGCCAGGCGGCACGAAGATACAACAAGAGGCTCCGCATTCACATACACAAACAGTAATCATACCAAAG ATCCTTTTGAAGGACCAAACTACCACATCGCTCCTCGATGGGTTTACAACCTCTCCACGTTCTGGATGTTTATTGTGGTCATTTTATCAGTCTTCACCAACGGCCTCGTCTTGGTGGCCACAGCAAAGTTCAAGAAACTTCGTCATCCTCTCAACTGGATCTTGGTCAACCTTGCCATTGCTGATCTTGGAGAGACAGTCTTTGCCAGcaccatcagtgtgtgcaaCCAGTTCTTTGGATATTTTATTCTGGGACACCCGATGTGTGTCTTCGAAGGCTATGTTGTCTCAACTTGTG GTATTGCTGCTCTTTGGTCCCTGACTATCATCTCTTGGGAGAGATGGATAGTTGTGTGCAAACCCTTTGGAAATGTCAAGTTCGATGCCAAGTGGGCCACAGCTGGAATAGTTTTCTCCTGGGTCTGGTCTGCAGCGTGGTGTGCTCCTCCCATCTTTGGATGGAGCAG GTATTGGCCTCATGGACTGAAAACGTCCTGTGGGCCTGATGTGTTCAGTGGGAGTGAAGACCCTGGAGTCCAGTCCTACATGGTTGTCCTCATGATTACATGCTGCATCATTCCTCTGGCTATCATCATCTTGTGCTACCTGGCTGTGTGGTTGGCCATCCGTGCT GTTGCTATGCAGCAGAAGGAATCTGAGTCGACCCAGAAGGCTGAGAGAGAAGTGTCCAGGATGGTTGTAGTCATGATCATAGCTTACTGTGTCTGCTGGGGACCCTACACCTTTTTCGCCTGCTTTGCCGCAGCCAACCCCGGATACGCCTTCCATCCTTTGGCCGCTGCCATGCCTGCATACTTTGCCAAAAGCGCCACCATCTACAACCCTGTTATCTACGTCTTCATGAACCGACAG TTCCGCACATGCATCATGCAGCTATTTGGCAAACAGGTGGATGATGGTTCTGAAGTGTCCACATCCAAGACAGAAGTCTCCTCTGTGGCTCCTGCATAA
- the tfe3 gene encoding transcription factor E3 isoform X2: MSSRVLLRQQLMREQAQEQERREAQQQASASLLRASDSTPAISVSLPPNAARPPPAQVPVEVLKVQTHLENPTKYHIQQAQRQQVKQYLSTTLGNKAVTQSLGVSPVHQSSSAPEVGPSASSAPNSPMALLNIGSNKEEIDDVIDDIISLESSFNDDIITLIDSGLQLPSTLPGNLLDVYHSPGMAAPTLTVSNSCPADLPQIKREITDTDAKALLKERQKKDNHNLIERRRRFNINDRIKELGTLIPKTIDPEMRWNKGTILKASVDYIRKLQKEQQRAKDVEMRQKKLEQANHVLMLRIQELEMQAQLHGLPASQQQQQQQQAAPHGVQNPGAASTLNLSALSAIAQPLPASFLSPPSSDSPAGVTISSPLDLGSLSFAELDDPASSALYPDVGLGDILMDDGCALSPERMGEPLFSPLSPGASKTSSRRSSLEMDEDL, translated from the exons ATGTCGTCGCGCGTGTTGCTGCGCCAGCAGCTGATGCGAGAGCAAGCCCAGGAGCAGGAGCGGCGCGAGGCCCAGCAGCAGGCCTCCGCCTCCCTGCTCAGAGCTTCCGACTCCACGCCAGCTATCTCCGTCTCCCTACCGCCCAACGCTGCTCGGCCCCCGCCGGCACAGGTGCCTGTGGAGGTGCTAAAA GTGCAGACGCACTTGGAGAACCCCACCAAGTACCACATCCAGCAGGCCCAGAGGCAGCAGGTGAAGCAGTACCTCTCCACCACTTTGGGAAACAAGGCGGTCACGCAGTCACTCGGCGTGTCCCCCGTGCACCAGTCCAGTTCGGCCCCCGAAGTCGGCCCCTCCGCCAGCAGCGCCCCCAACAGCCCCATGGCTCTGCTGAACATCGGCTCCAACAAGGAGGAA ATCGATGATGTGATCGACGACATCATCAGTCTCGAATCCAGCTTCAACGACGACATCATCACCTTGATCGACTCAGGTCTTCAGCTGCCCAGCACG CTCCCGGGAAACCTGCTGGATGTTTACCACAGCCCTGGAATGGCAGCTCCTACTCTCACTGTCAGCAACTCCTGCCCTGCTGACCTTCCACAAATCAAAAGGGAAATCACCG ACACCGATGCCAAAGCATTATTGAAGGAAAGGCAGAAGAAAGACAACCATAACCTCA TCGAGCGGAGGCGAAGATTCAACATAAACGACCGAATAAAGGAGCTGGGTACTCTGATCCCCAAGACGATTGACCC GGAGATGCGTTGGAATAAAGGCACTATCCTGAAGGCCTCTGTGGACTACATCAGGAAGCTACagaaggagcagcagagagccAAGGATGTCGAAATGCGCCagaagaagctggagcaggCCAACCACGTTCTAATGTTACGCATCCAG GAACTTGAAATGCAGGCACAGCTCCACGGACTGCCAGcctcccagcagcagcagcagcagcagcaggcggcGCCCCACGGCGTCCAGAACCCCGGCGCCGCCTCCACCCTGAACCTCTCGGCTCTGAGCGCCATAGCGCAGCCGCTGCCGGCCTCCTTCCTCTCCCCGCCCTCCTCCGACTCCCCCGCCGGCGTCACCATCAGCAGCCCGCTGGACCTCGGCAGCCTGAGCTTCGCCGAGCTGGACGACCCCGCCTCCTCGGCGCTCTACCCGGACGTGGGCCTGGGGGACATTCTCATGGACGACGGGTGCGCCCTGTCCCCGGAGAGGATGGGCGAGCCGCTGTTCTCCCCACTGTCACCAGGTGCCTCTAAAACCAGCAGCCGCAGGAGCAGCCTTGAAATGGACGAGGACTTGTGA
- the tfe3 gene encoding transcription factor E3 isoform X1, translating into MSSRVLLRQQLMREQAQEQERREAQQQASASLLRASDSTPAISVSLPPNAARPPPAQVPVEVLKVQTHLENPTKYHIQQAQRQQVKQYLSTTLGNKAVTQSLGVSPVHQSSSAPEVGPSASSAPNSPMALLNIGSNKEEIDDVIDDIISLESSFNDDIITLIDSGLQLPSTLPGNLLDVYHSPGMAAPTLTVSNSCPADLPQIKREITDTDAKALLKERQKKDNHNLIERRRRFNINDRIKELGTLIPKTIDPPDREMRWNKGTILKASVDYIRKLQKEQQRAKDVEMRQKKLEQANHVLMLRIQELEMQAQLHGLPASQQQQQQQQAAPHGVQNPGAASTLNLSALSAIAQPLPASFLSPPSSDSPAGVTISSPLDLGSLSFAELDDPASSALYPDVGLGDILMDDGCALSPERMGEPLFSPLSPGASKTSSRRSSLEMDEDL; encoded by the exons ATGTCGTCGCGCGTGTTGCTGCGCCAGCAGCTGATGCGAGAGCAAGCCCAGGAGCAGGAGCGGCGCGAGGCCCAGCAGCAGGCCTCCGCCTCCCTGCTCAGAGCTTCCGACTCCACGCCAGCTATCTCCGTCTCCCTACCGCCCAACGCTGCTCGGCCCCCGCCGGCACAGGTGCCTGTGGAGGTGCTAAAA GTGCAGACGCACTTGGAGAACCCCACCAAGTACCACATCCAGCAGGCCCAGAGGCAGCAGGTGAAGCAGTACCTCTCCACCACTTTGGGAAACAAGGCGGTCACGCAGTCACTCGGCGTGTCCCCCGTGCACCAGTCCAGTTCGGCCCCCGAAGTCGGCCCCTCCGCCAGCAGCGCCCCCAACAGCCCCATGGCTCTGCTGAACATCGGCTCCAACAAGGAGGAA ATCGATGATGTGATCGACGACATCATCAGTCTCGAATCCAGCTTCAACGACGACATCATCACCTTGATCGACTCAGGTCTTCAGCTGCCCAGCACG CTCCCGGGAAACCTGCTGGATGTTTACCACAGCCCTGGAATGGCAGCTCCTACTCTCACTGTCAGCAACTCCTGCCCTGCTGACCTTCCACAAATCAAAAGGGAAATCACCG ACACCGATGCCAAAGCATTATTGAAGGAAAGGCAGAAGAAAGACAACCATAACCTCA TCGAGCGGAGGCGAAGATTCAACATAAACGACCGAATAAAGGAGCTGGGTACTCTGATCCCCAAGACGATTGACCC GCCTGACAGGGAGATGCGTTGGAATAAAGGCACTATCCTGAAGGCCTCTGTGGACTACATCAGGAAGCTACagaaggagcagcagagagccAAGGATGTCGAAATGCGCCagaagaagctggagcaggCCAACCACGTTCTAATGTTACGCATCCAG GAACTTGAAATGCAGGCACAGCTCCACGGACTGCCAGcctcccagcagcagcagcagcagcagcaggcggcGCCCCACGGCGTCCAGAACCCCGGCGCCGCCTCCACCCTGAACCTCTCGGCTCTGAGCGCCATAGCGCAGCCGCTGCCGGCCTCCTTCCTCTCCCCGCCCTCCTCCGACTCCCCCGCCGGCGTCACCATCAGCAGCCCGCTGGACCTCGGCAGCCTGAGCTTCGCCGAGCTGGACGACCCCGCCTCCTCGGCGCTCTACCCGGACGTGGGCCTGGGGGACATTCTCATGGACGACGGGTGCGCCCTGTCCCCGGAGAGGATGGGCGAGCCGCTGTTCTCCCCACTGTCACCAGGTGCCTCTAAAACCAGCAGCCGCAGGAGCAGCCTTGAAATGGACGAGGACTTGTGA